A genomic stretch from Thermomonospora umbrina includes:
- the aceB gene encoding malate synthase A: MTAPDGVEVTGPLHERYDEILTPDALSFLATLQREFGARRTELLAARAEREARLAAGGTLDFLPETAGVRSDDAWRVAEPAPGLEDRRVEITGPTDRKMTINALNSGAKVWLADFEDANTPLWENMIEGQLSLRDALDRTIDFTDPKSGKSYALKADEELATIVVRPRGWHMEEKHVLVDGKPMSGSLFDFGLYFFHSARRQLTKGKGPYYYLPKMESHLEARLWNDAFNLAQDELEIPRGTIRATVLIETIPAAFEMEEILYELRDHSAGLNAGRWDYLFSVIKKFRSRGASFVLPERNAITMTAPFMRAYTELLVRTCHKRGAHAIGGMAAFIPSRKDEAINKVALEKVRADKTRESGDGFDGSWVAHPDLVPICREVFDGVLGDKPNQRDRLREDVSVSAADLLSVDKTPGDITEAGLRNNIDVALRYLATWLGGSGAVAIHNLMEDAATAEISRSQVWQWIYNGVTLKEGHKVTKELVEQILEEELAKIRAELGGAYDEPRFDQAVTLFKEVTLADDYSEFLTLPAYERMP, translated from the coding sequence ATGACTGCACCCGACGGCGTGGAGGTCACCGGCCCCCTCCATGAGCGGTACGACGAGATCCTGACGCCGGATGCGCTGTCCTTCCTGGCCACCCTGCAGCGCGAGTTCGGGGCGCGGCGCACGGAGCTGCTGGCCGCGCGCGCCGAGCGGGAGGCCCGGCTGGCCGCGGGGGGCACGCTGGACTTCCTGCCCGAGACGGCGGGGGTCCGTTCCGACGACGCGTGGCGGGTCGCCGAGCCGGCGCCGGGTCTGGAGGACCGGCGGGTGGAGATCACCGGCCCGACCGACCGCAAGATGACGATCAACGCCCTCAACTCGGGCGCCAAGGTGTGGCTGGCCGACTTCGAGGACGCCAACACCCCGCTGTGGGAGAACATGATCGAGGGGCAGCTCAGCCTGCGCGACGCCCTCGACCGCACGATCGACTTCACCGACCCCAAGAGCGGCAAGTCCTACGCGCTCAAGGCGGACGAGGAGCTGGCCACCATCGTGGTCCGGCCGCGCGGCTGGCACATGGAGGAGAAGCACGTCCTGGTGGACGGGAAGCCCATGTCCGGGTCCCTGTTCGACTTCGGCCTGTACTTCTTCCACAGCGCCCGCCGGCAGCTCACCAAGGGCAAGGGGCCGTACTACTACCTGCCCAAGATGGAGTCGCACCTCGAGGCGCGGCTGTGGAACGACGCGTTCAACCTCGCCCAGGACGAGCTGGAGATCCCGCGCGGCACCATCCGCGCCACGGTCCTGATCGAGACCATCCCGGCCGCGTTCGAGATGGAGGAGATCCTCTACGAGCTGCGCGACCACTCCGCGGGGCTCAACGCCGGCCGCTGGGACTACCTGTTCTCGGTGATCAAGAAGTTCCGGTCGCGGGGCGCCTCGTTCGTCCTGCCGGAGCGGAACGCGATCACCATGACCGCGCCGTTCATGCGGGCCTACACCGAGCTGCTGGTACGCACCTGCCACAAGCGGGGCGCGCACGCCATCGGCGGCATGGCCGCGTTCATCCCGTCCCGCAAGGACGAGGCGATCAACAAGGTCGCGCTGGAGAAGGTCCGGGCGGACAAGACCCGCGAGTCCGGCGACGGCTTCGACGGTTCCTGGGTGGCGCACCCCGACCTGGTGCCGATCTGCCGCGAGGTCTTCGACGGCGTGCTGGGCGACAAGCCCAACCAGCGCGACCGGCTCCGTGAGGACGTCAGCGTCTCGGCCGCCGACCTGCTGTCGGTGGACAAGACCCCCGGCGACATCACCGAGGCCGGCCTGCGCAACAACATCGACGTGGCGCTCCGCTACCTGGCCACCTGGCTGGGCGGCAGCGGCGCGGTGGCCATCCACAACCTGATGGAGGACGCCGCCACCGCGGAGATCTCCCGTTCCCAGGTGTGGCAGTGGATCTACAACGGTGTCACGCTGAAGGAGGGGCACAAGGTCACCAAGGAGCTGGTCGAGCAGATCCTCGAGGAGGAGCTGGCCAAGATCAGGGCCGAGCTGGGCGGGGCCTACGACGAGCCCCGCTTCGACCAGGCCGTGACCCTCTTCAAGGAGGTCACCCTGGCCGACGACTACTCCGAGTTCCTCACCCTGCCGGCCTACGAGCGCATGCCGTAG
- the hflX gene encoding GTPase HflX, with protein sequence MTSAFFQDPQAQNRPGVHGAAPDDRPDLAQGFGDEEPPTGDFDLADRQALRRVVGLSTELEDVTEVEYRSLRLERVVLVGVWTEGDARRAENSLRELAALAETAGSEVLDGLIQRRGKPDVATYIGSGKTAELTEIVRATGADTVICDGELSPSQLRHLEEIVKVKVIDRTALILDIFAQHARSREGKAQVELAQLDYLLPRLRGWGGNLSRQVGGRAAGGVGIGGRGPGETKIELDRRRIRTRMAKLRRQIAEMSKSRDTMRGRRRRNRVPSVAIAGYTNAGKSSLLNRMTGAGVLVEDALFATLDPTVRKAEAPGGRPFTLADTVGFVRHLPHQLVEAFRSTLEEVAEADLILHVVDGSDADPEAQIDAVREVLREIGADKVTELIVINKADAADPLTVARLRRRERNSVVVSARTGAGVPELLAAIEADLPGLEDEVHVVLPYDRGDLVARVHDVGEVITQDHIAEGTRLHARVPASLASDLAPYTEAAVEPV encoded by the coding sequence ATGACTTCTGCCTTCTTTCAAGACCCACAGGCCCAGAACCGACCCGGCGTCCACGGCGCCGCACCGGACGACCGTCCGGACCTCGCTCAGGGGTTCGGCGACGAGGAGCCGCCGACCGGCGACTTCGACCTGGCCGACCGCCAGGCGCTGCGCCGCGTCGTGGGACTGTCCACCGAGCTCGAGGACGTCACCGAGGTCGAGTACCGGTCGCTGCGACTCGAACGGGTCGTGCTCGTCGGCGTCTGGACCGAGGGCGACGCCCGGCGGGCCGAGAACTCGCTGCGCGAGCTGGCGGCGCTGGCCGAGACCGCCGGATCCGAGGTGCTCGACGGCCTGATCCAGCGGCGCGGCAAGCCCGACGTGGCCACCTACATCGGCTCCGGCAAGACCGCCGAGCTCACCGAGATCGTCCGCGCCACCGGCGCCGACACGGTGATCTGCGACGGCGAGCTGTCGCCGTCCCAGCTCCGCCACCTCGAGGAGATCGTCAAGGTCAAGGTCATCGACCGGACCGCGCTGATCCTGGACATCTTCGCCCAGCACGCCCGCAGCCGCGAGGGCAAGGCCCAGGTCGAGCTGGCCCAGCTCGACTACCTGCTGCCGCGCCTGCGCGGCTGGGGCGGCAACCTGTCCCGCCAGGTCGGCGGTCGGGCCGCCGGCGGCGTCGGGATCGGCGGTCGCGGCCCCGGTGAGACCAAGATCGAGCTGGACCGCCGCCGGATCCGCACCCGGATGGCCAAGCTCCGCCGGCAGATCGCCGAGATGTCCAAGTCCCGGGACACCATGCGCGGCCGTCGCCGCCGCAACCGGGTGCCGTCGGTGGCCATCGCCGGCTACACCAACGCCGGCAAGTCCTCCCTGCTCAACCGGATGACCGGGGCGGGCGTGCTGGTCGAGGACGCGCTGTTCGCCACCCTCGACCCGACCGTGCGCAAGGCGGAGGCCCCGGGCGGGCGGCCGTTCACGCTGGCCGACACCGTCGGCTTCGTCCGCCATCTGCCGCACCAGCTCGTCGAGGCGTTCCGCTCCACCCTGGAGGAGGTCGCCGAGGCCGACCTGATCCTGCACGTGGTGGACGGCTCCGACGCGGACCCGGAGGCACAGATCGACGCGGTCCGCGAGGTCCTGCGCGAGATCGGCGCCGACAAGGTCACCGAGCTGATCGTCATCAACAAGGCCGACGCCGCCGACCCGCTCACCGTGGCGCGACTGCGCCGCCGCGAGCGCAACAGCGTCGTCGTGTCCGCCCGGACCGGCGCCGGCGTGCCCGAGCTGCTCGCCGCCATCGAGGCCGACCTCCCCGGGCTGGAGGACGAGGTCCACGTCGTCCTCCCGTACGACCGGGGCGACCTGGTGGCCCGCGTCCACGACGTGGGGGAGGTCATCACCCAGGACCACATCGCCGAGGGCACCCGCCTGCACGCGCGGGTCCCGGCCTCCCTGGCGTCCGACCTGGCGCCCTACACGGAGGCGGCCGTGGAACCGGTCTGA
- the hutI gene encoding imidazolonepropionase: MTVRLLTNIGRLWTGTDVCSNAAILIHDDRIVWAGPASDLPQSVPGVIDDIVDVDHVENLGGGLVTPGLIDAHSHPVYAGNRWAELAMRTSGSTYSEIAAAGGGVNSTVTVTRGTDPWTLCNGVRERLRHWIESGTTTVEAKTGYHLTRDGELADIRMLRSLEGEPSMPRIHATFLAAHILPPEYFGRRRDYIEAVRQWAGDAAAAGAESIDVYCDEGHFTPEEARVLLYTGKRAGLQARMHACANERTGAAQVAAEVGCASADLLTHANDEDIKALAHAGVTATVCPGSALNSERPPAPVRTMLDRGVTLALGTDHNPGQCGITSMPLVIGLAVAMFGLSVTEALRAATLGGAAALRVGDRGSLAPGMMADIVLWDADHEGAFAWAFGLRALRVWRGGVPVLH; this comes from the coding sequence ATGACGGTAAGGCTGTTGACGAACATCGGAAGGCTCTGGACGGGCACCGATGTGTGCAGCAATGCCGCGATCCTCATCCACGACGACCGCATCGTGTGGGCCGGCCCCGCCTCCGACCTCCCGCAGAGCGTGCCCGGCGTCATCGACGACATCGTCGACGTCGACCACGTGGAGAACCTCGGCGGCGGCCTGGTCACCCCGGGCCTGATCGACGCCCACTCCCATCCCGTGTACGCGGGCAACCGCTGGGCCGAGCTGGCCATGCGCACCAGCGGCTCGACCTACTCGGAGATCGCCGCGGCCGGCGGCGGCGTCAACTCGACCGTCACCGTGACCCGCGGCACGGACCCGTGGACCCTGTGCAACGGCGTCCGCGAACGGCTCCGCCACTGGATCGAGTCCGGCACCACCACGGTCGAGGCCAAGACCGGCTACCACCTCACCCGCGACGGCGAGCTGGCCGACATCCGGATGCTGCGCTCCCTCGAGGGCGAGCCGTCCATGCCGCGCATCCACGCCACCTTTCTGGCCGCCCACATCCTGCCGCCGGAGTACTTCGGACGCCGCCGCGACTACATCGAGGCGGTGCGGCAGTGGGCCGGCGACGCCGCCGCGGCGGGCGCCGAGAGCATCGACGTCTACTGCGACGAGGGCCACTTCACGCCCGAGGAGGCACGCGTCCTGCTCTACACGGGCAAGCGCGCCGGTCTCCAGGCGCGGATGCACGCCTGCGCCAACGAACGCACCGGCGCCGCACAGGTCGCCGCCGAGGTCGGCTGCGCCTCCGCCGACCTGCTCACCCACGCCAACGACGAGGACATCAAGGCCCTCGCGCACGCGGGTGTCACCGCCACCGTCTGCCCCGGCAGCGCCCTCAACAGCGAACGACCGCCCGCGCCCGTGCGCACGATGCTCGACCGCGGCGTCACCCTCGCCCTCGGCACCGACCACAATCCCGGCCAGTGCGGCATCACGTCGATGCCCCTGGTCATCGGCCTGGCCGTCGCCATGTTCGGCCTCAGCGTCACCGAGGCGCTCCGCGCCGCCACCCTCGGCGGTGCGGCCGCCCTCCGGGTCGGCGACCGCGGCTCCCTGGCGCCCGGCATGATGGCCGACATCGTCCTCTGGGACGCCGACCACGAAGGCGCCTTCGCCTGGGCCTTCGGCCTCCGAGCGCTCCGCGTCTGGCGCGGCGGCGTGCCGGTCCTCCACTAG
- a CDS encoding DegV family protein → MVNEVAVVTDSTAYLPAELSERHGLITVPLQIAIGGTVRDETELTVAQTARALKEWRPVTTSRPAPERFAHAYKVAAGAGAEAVVSVHLSAAMSGTAEAARLAAEAAPIPVTVVDTGTIGMGLGFAALSAAASARRGGDMAAVAAAAARRAELSRSLVYVDTLEHLRRGGRIGGAATLLGSALMIKPLLHIVDGRIAPLDKVRTASRAIARLEELAVEAAGGRPVDLGIQHLGAASRADALARRLRERIPEAHDVHVGEVGPVIGAHTGPGMLGVVVAPHLP, encoded by the coding sequence ATGGTCAACGAGGTCGCGGTCGTCACGGATTCCACGGCCTACCTCCCCGCCGAACTGTCCGAACGGCACGGCCTCATCACCGTGCCCCTCCAGATCGCCATCGGCGGAACCGTCCGGGACGAGACCGAACTCACCGTCGCGCAGACCGCCCGGGCCCTGAAGGAATGGCGCCCGGTCACCACGTCCCGTCCCGCCCCCGAACGCTTCGCCCACGCGTACAAGGTCGCGGCGGGGGCCGGCGCCGAGGCGGTCGTCTCGGTGCACCTGTCGGCCGCCATGTCCGGCACCGCCGAAGCCGCCCGACTCGCCGCCGAGGCCGCCCCGATACCCGTCACGGTCGTGGACACCGGCACCATCGGCATGGGCCTGGGCTTTGCGGCGCTGTCCGCCGCCGCGAGCGCCCGCCGAGGCGGCGACATGGCCGCCGTCGCCGCCGCGGCCGCCCGCCGGGCGGAACTCTCCCGCTCCCTCGTGTACGTCGACACCCTCGAACACCTCCGTCGCGGCGGACGCATCGGCGGCGCCGCCACCCTGCTCGGCTCCGCCCTCATGATCAAGCCGCTGCTCCACATCGTGGACGGCCGGATCGCCCCGCTGGACAAGGTGCGGACCGCCTCCCGCGCGATCGCCCGCCTGGAGGAACTCGCCGTCGAGGCCGCCGGGGGCCGCCCCGTCGACCTCGGGATCCAACACCTCGGCGCGGCCTCCCGGGCCGACGCCCTGGCCCGCCGCCTGCGCGAACGCATCCCCGAGGCGCACGACGTCCACGTGGGCGAGGTGGGCCCCGTCATCGGCGCCCACACGGGCCCGGGGATGCTGGGCGTCGTCGTCGCCCCTCACCTCCCCTGA
- a CDS encoding ComEA family DNA-binding protein produces the protein MAAALLAGGYFWVSRPQPRPVTDIPAPSAAPAPSVLGPSMPSGVTVHVAGKVRRPGVVTLPAGSRVADALRAAGGLRPGARTGSLNLARRIMDGEQITVGEPSEATAVPPIPGAGAPAAPGAPGARAPLDLNAATVEQLDTLPGVGPVLAQRIIDYRTQNGGFRSVEQLQNVTGIGARRFADLKPLVRV, from the coding sequence GTGGCCGCCGCGTTGCTGGCGGGCGGCTACTTCTGGGTGTCACGTCCGCAGCCCCGTCCTGTCACCGACATCCCCGCTCCGTCGGCCGCGCCCGCTCCGTCGGTCCTCGGGCCCTCCATGCCCTCGGGTGTCACCGTGCACGTCGCCGGCAAGGTGCGGAGGCCGGGCGTGGTGACCTTGCCCGCAGGTTCGAGGGTCGCCGACGCGCTCCGGGCCGCCGGGGGACTGCGGCCCGGAGCCCGTACCGGCTCGCTCAACCTCGCCCGCCGCATCATGGACGGCGAACAGATCACGGTCGGCGAGCCTTCCGAAGCCACCGCGGTGCCACCGATACCCGGCGCGGGCGCGCCCGCCGCGCCCGGCGCACCGGGCGCTCGCGCACCCCTCGACCTCAACGCCGCCACCGTCGAACAACTCGACACGCTCCCGGGAGTCGGCCCGGTGCTCGCCCAGCGGATCATCGACTACCGCACTCAGAACGGCGGTTTCCGCTCGGTCGAGCAACTCCAGAACGTCACCGGCATCGGCGCCCGCCGCTTCGCCGACCTGAAGCCCCTGGTCCGGGTATGA
- a CDS encoding ComEC/Rec2 family competence protein — MTGPNGAADRRHHDLRLLAPALVVWATTWALLAAGPATAYRTSAICGLGASLVLVRARHVARTTTAGGTTQRAGPWPPRVAVVMAALLCASAAAAGTGLRLSAVVNDPIRELAEAEAHALIDAVVTGDPGFKPSRDRPVVLVRARAEVVRVQRSDVDVRVPVLLIGTDDAWRALVPGQRIRVTARLSPPRHAELLAAVGIVRGPPLVLGMPPALQRAAERVRARLRAACEILPRDHRGVLPGMVVGDTSRLAPEIAEDFATAGLTHLMVVSGANLAIVVGAVLAACRLAGLGRRRAPLLATVALLAFVLVARPEPSVLRATVMSLIGLLAYFTGRERQGVPALCAAVLVLVLIDPGLARSYGFALSVLATGGLLVLAPPWRDRLARRLPRPVAEALAVSLAAQLACLPLLVMLTGEIGLVAVAANLLATPAVPLATLSGALAAAIAPIALAPARFLVWPAGLAVGWIIGVARTASRIPYATVPWQGGVIGAAALLLAALIAYLVLRNRMLLALAAAALTGIVVAGAVLRVTASRWPPPGWLFVACDVGQGDASVLSTGPGQAIVVDTGPEPDLIDGCLDRLNVRAVPLLVLTHPHADHIDGTPGVRRDRTIGAVLTSAQSNGRELRLTSGLAVRPTTAGRQWRVGAVTLTVLGPWTAEPRLHSTSDGADINNASIVLVARRPGFSVLLTGDIETEAQRSLLSNVPPVQVLKVPHHGARYQEPAFLESTRAKISITSLGKDNDYGHPAPSTLSLLQRLGMHIYRTDRDGDIAIIRTSDGPATVTRKGGKVAVWR; from the coding sequence ATGACAGGGCCCAACGGCGCAGCCGACCGGCGGCACCACGACCTGCGGCTCCTGGCACCGGCCCTCGTGGTCTGGGCGACCACCTGGGCCCTGCTCGCAGCCGGTCCGGCGACGGCGTACCGGACGTCCGCCATATGCGGGTTGGGAGCCTCACTCGTTCTGGTCCGCGCCCGCCACGTCGCTCGTACGACCACCGCCGGCGGCACCACTCAACGCGCCGGCCCTTGGCCCCCGAGGGTCGCCGTCGTGATGGCGGCCCTCCTCTGCGCCTCCGCAGCGGCCGCGGGTACGGGTCTGCGGTTGTCGGCGGTCGTGAACGACCCCATCCGCGAGCTGGCCGAGGCCGAGGCGCATGCCCTGATCGACGCGGTCGTGACGGGCGACCCAGGGTTCAAGCCCTCCCGGGATCGTCCGGTGGTCCTCGTCCGGGCCCGAGCCGAGGTCGTACGCGTCCAGCGATCGGACGTCGACGTTCGCGTTCCGGTCCTGCTCATCGGGACGGACGACGCATGGCGAGCCCTGGTCCCCGGTCAGCGGATACGGGTGACGGCACGCCTCTCCCCGCCGAGGCACGCCGAACTCCTCGCCGCCGTCGGGATCGTCCGCGGGCCGCCCCTCGTGCTGGGCATGCCACCGGCTCTGCAGAGAGCGGCGGAGAGGGTCCGGGCCAGGCTGCGGGCGGCCTGCGAGATCCTGCCACGGGATCACCGAGGGGTGCTGCCCGGCATGGTCGTCGGCGATACGTCGCGGCTCGCGCCCGAGATCGCCGAGGACTTCGCGACCGCCGGGCTCACCCACCTGATGGTGGTCTCCGGTGCGAACCTCGCCATCGTCGTCGGAGCCGTCCTGGCGGCCTGCCGACTCGCCGGACTGGGACGTCGCCGAGCACCGCTCCTGGCCACCGTCGCCCTGCTCGCGTTCGTCCTGGTCGCACGCCCCGAGCCCAGCGTGCTGCGCGCCACGGTCATGAGCCTGATCGGCCTGCTGGCGTACTTCACGGGCAGGGAACGGCAAGGCGTCCCGGCATTGTGCGCGGCGGTGCTCGTCCTGGTGCTCATCGACCCGGGGTTGGCCCGCTCGTACGGGTTCGCCCTGTCGGTCCTGGCCACCGGCGGTCTGCTCGTCCTCGCGCCCCCATGGAGGGACCGGCTCGCACGACGGCTGCCCCGGCCCGTCGCCGAGGCGCTCGCCGTTTCCCTGGCAGCCCAACTCGCCTGCCTTCCCCTGCTGGTGATGCTGACCGGCGAGATCGGTCTGGTCGCGGTGGCGGCCAACCTCCTGGCCACTCCGGCGGTCCCGCTCGCCACCCTGTCCGGTGCCCTGGCCGCAGCCATCGCGCCCATCGCCCTGGCTCCGGCCCGGTTCCTCGTCTGGCCCGCCGGGCTGGCCGTCGGCTGGATCATCGGCGTCGCCCGCACCGCCTCCAGGATCCCGTACGCCACGGTTCCCTGGCAGGGCGGCGTGATCGGCGCGGCGGCACTGCTCCTCGCCGCGCTGATCGCCTACCTGGTGCTCCGGAACCGCATGCTGCTGGCCCTCGCCGCCGCCGCCCTGACCGGAATCGTCGTCGCCGGCGCAGTCCTACGCGTGACCGCGTCCCGCTGGCCCCCGCCCGGATGGCTGTTCGTCGCCTGCGACGTCGGTCAAGGCGACGCGAGCGTGCTCTCCACGGGTCCGGGCCAGGCGATCGTCGTGGACACCGGACCCGAACCCGACCTCATCGACGGCTGTCTGGACCGACTGAACGTACGGGCCGTCCCGCTGCTCGTCCTCACCCACCCCCACGCCGACCACATCGACGGAACCCCCGGCGTCAGACGCGACCGCACGATCGGGGCCGTCCTGACCAGCGCACAGAGCAACGGCAGGGAACTGCGCCTCACCTCGGGCCTGGCGGTCCGGCCGACGACCGCGGGCCGCCAATGGCGCGTCGGAGCCGTGACCCTCACCGTTCTCGGCCCGTGGACCGCCGAACCCCGGCTCCATTCCACCTCCGACGGCGCCGACATCAACAACGCCAGCATCGTCCTCGTGGCCCGCCGACCCGGCTTCAGCGTCCTGCTGACCGGAGACATCGAGACGGAGGCACAACGCTCGCTGCTGTCGAACGTGCCCCCCGTCCAGGTCCTCAAGGTGCCGCACCATGGCGCGCGGTACCAGGAGCCCGCCTTCTTGGAGTCGACCCGAGCCAAGATCTCGATCACGTCCCTGGGAAAGGACAACGACTATGGCCATCCGGCACCCAGCACGCTCTCTCTCCTTCAACGTCTGGGCATGCACATCTACCGCACCGACCGAGACGGCGACATCGCGATCATCCGTACCTCGGACGGCCCGGCCACCGTGACCCGAAAAGGCGGGAAGGTCGCGGTATGGCGATAG
- the holA gene encoding DNA polymerase III subunit delta, giving the protein MPADPLTLIVGDEELLAERAVGEVIAAARADDPETEVVDLSPGGLESGRLAELTSPSLFGGGKVLVLRSAQDLGKDLIAEVVAYAKRPADDVALVAVHAGGAKGKALVDGLSKAGARKVSCSKITKAGERLAFVRAEVRRAGGAINEDVARGLIEAVGHDLRELASACSQLIADTGGKISEEAVARYYRGQAEVSGFTVADKALDGRLAEALEQLRWALGTGTSPVLIVSALAQGVRGLAKVGGAPRGLRGPGLAKELGMPPWKIERVQRQLRGWSAEGVARALTVVAEADAQVKGGATDPAYALEKVVSQVVSARGTR; this is encoded by the coding sequence GTGCCTGCGGATCCGTTGACCTTGATCGTTGGTGATGAGGAGCTGCTCGCCGAGCGAGCGGTGGGCGAGGTGATCGCCGCCGCCCGGGCGGACGACCCCGAGACGGAGGTCGTCGATCTGTCACCGGGCGGGCTCGAGTCGGGTCGGCTCGCCGAGTTGACCTCGCCGTCGCTGTTCGGCGGGGGCAAGGTGCTGGTGCTCCGGTCGGCGCAGGACCTGGGCAAGGACCTGATCGCCGAGGTGGTGGCGTACGCCAAGCGGCCGGCCGACGACGTCGCCCTCGTCGCCGTGCACGCGGGGGGAGCCAAGGGCAAGGCCCTGGTGGACGGGCTCTCCAAGGCCGGCGCGCGGAAGGTCTCCTGCTCGAAGATCACCAAGGCGGGCGAGCGGCTCGCGTTCGTCCGGGCGGAGGTGCGGCGGGCCGGCGGCGCGATCAACGAGGATGTGGCGCGCGGCCTCATCGAGGCGGTCGGCCACGATCTGCGCGAGCTGGCGAGCGCGTGCAGCCAGCTCATCGCGGACACCGGCGGCAAGATCAGCGAGGAGGCCGTCGCCCGGTACTACCGTGGACAGGCCGAGGTCAGCGGTTTCACCGTCGCCGACAAGGCCTTGGACGGCCGCCTCGCCGAGGCCTTGGAGCAGCTTCGCTGGGCGTTGGGAACGGGGACGTCACCGGTGCTCATCGTCAGCGCGTTGGCCCAGGGCGTCCGCGGCCTGGCCAAGGTGGGCGGCGCTCCGCGCGGTCTCCGTGGGCCGGGGCTGGCCAAGGAGCTGGGCATGCCGCCATGGAAGATCGAACGGGTGCAGCGCCAGCTTCGCGGCTGGTCGGCCGAGGGCGTGGCCCGGGCGTTGACGGTGGTCGCCGAGGCCGACGCCCAGGTCAAGGGCGGGGCCACGGATCCCGCCTACGCCCTGGAGAAGGTCGTCTCCCAGGTGGTCTCCGCCAGAGGAACCCGTTAG
- the rpsT gene encoding 30S ribosomal protein S20, with amino-acid sequence MANIKSQIKRNKQNEKARLRNKAVKSELKTAIRRFREAEEAGNVDDAVAAERRAARKLDKAASKGVIHKNQAANRKSAIAKRAAALQAK; translated from the coding sequence GTGGCGAACATCAAGTCCCAGATCAAGCGGAACAAGCAGAACGAGAAGGCTCGGCTGCGCAACAAGGCCGTGAAGTCCGAGCTCAAGACGGCCATCCGCAGGTTCCGTGAGGCCGAGGAGGCCGGCAACGTCGATGACGCCGTCGCCGCCGAGCGCCGCGCGGCCCGCAAGCTCGACAAGGCCGCCAGCAAGGGCGTCATCCACAAGAACCAGGCCGCCAACCGCAAGTCGGCGATCGCCAAGCGCGCGGCCGCCCTCCAGGCCAAGTAA